From Toxorhynchites rutilus septentrionalis strain SRP chromosome 2, ASM2978413v1, whole genome shotgun sequence, a single genomic window includes:
- the LOC129770415 gene encoding polynucleotide 5'-hydroxyl-kinase NOL9, which yields MNKSRKESSSRSKSFNGNAGSGNGWHQRGRKQARNSNQKNVAAGTQKYAQKDETTLDPRNLKEELYSPAKQQSGKVYGKHLNSGKTNENKHKQQATNNRVVENDRNVDTEAPKYTSKKTIVKKVSPSSKQVSKSRMDKQNVTKSQIPENMKANKELPKQEQKTSKNVPYPGQKRKIRAGGSENSKKSKRSTSESDSSDADSYIDQFFLDVSDDDEELENTECSSLSHASDFESVSDDDLSLEKEEGNSMSLEELMDYYGNNRDTNKKISNDVGKKKKVNNATKTANVSKKCNSSISNGWVEEENDVTLEYDDSDGFVESSDDDEELEKEVVEGDNFIEEDDISFEMDNTSDEDDYECSIDSYTGESDSELDEDDFYSSAIEESDSDSEEEDGFYFNNSSYDSEDDESYVPPEDDDLFISRGTATIYEIDDNNVSFNSDIDTAQIVELPSDSDGRVLSATTSLTGSQTEDEDKSSCPELVPIYDPEGRLIDCPEMLSKAKRKEEESPKTSSFKPPASKIESPIKENVPSPNIMPSEPLEEIELAETETFVSARNLCDLSLSQNNLNPVEATCDAEIEDEIEYADTAKSSAYKFYDAIDKRMSLLVLKGPLHFSGHLTIQPMIGSVEVMGYRLRRGECKNVYAVRGYHCLNLNPHPEEETFSSDIMEGILTRLEKHFQNIDLKELEDTFDPANSVLILLQAGCNNNRIFVAEKYLPQETLFPKLEDLRRSPVFPTECLLNAEFFTEHVDKRTSLYQCDPAWDNIEVKRNSKVVVMGGKGAGKSTLCQYLINKNVGKFKKVVLIDLDIGQPLQYIPETISVTIINKPLLGVATFEPTAPMKAWLFGSLDVVSSPIFYIQNVRQLILYCQQNKNELANIPWIVNTMGYVTGFGEEMMSAVLQMLNPTDVVQLVATNRQSAIPNFQNELSSSFVNQYNFNILRSEVQEFSQRKVSFRHHQLNVCYPRKGFTLDAPKRRNLMLLAHLANILDDCSAEWFNEVRPFCAPLSKLQVLITREDQSLSEDQLPSVLNATLVYLCRKTDGTMYECLGIGIVRGVDKKNNVYLLQSLPGEVLAEMTVLAICSSSLPNAVFLQQSARIQGSIPYVYNVE from the exons ATGAACAAGTCGCGAAAAGAATCTTCATCGAGAAGCAAAAGCTTCAACGGTAATGCTGGCAGTGGCAATGGTTGGCATCAGCGTGGTAGAAAGCAGGCACGAAATTCGAACCAAAAGAATGTGGCTGCTGGAACGCAGAAATACGCACAGAAAGATGAAACCACGCTGGATCCACGAAACCTCAAAGAAGAACTGTATTCCCCCGCGAAGCAGCAATCGGGTAAAGTCTACGGAAAACATTTGAATTCCGGAAAAACTAATGAAAACAAGCACAAACAGCAAGCTACAAATAATCGAGTGGTAGAGAATGATAGAAACGTTGATACGGAAGCTCCAAAGTATACATCGAAAAAGACTATTGTTAAAAAAGTATCACCGTCATCGAAGCAGGTGTCCAAATCGAGAATGGACAAGCAGAATGTTACTAAAAGTCAGATTCCAGAAAACATGAAAGCTAATAAAGAACTGCCtaaacaagaacagaaaacatcCAAAAATGTGCCATACCCAGGTCAGAAACGTAAAATTCGTGCTGGGGGTtcagaaaattcaaagaaatcgAAAAGAAGTACATCGGAGTCTGATAGTAGTGACGCGGATAGTTACATTGATCAATTTTTCCTTGATGTATCGGATGATGATGAGGAACTAGAGAACACGGAATGTTCCAGTTTATCTCACGCATCGGATTTTGAAAGTGTATCTGACGACGATCTTAGCCTGGAAAAGGAAGAAGGTAACTCAATGTCTCTGGAAGAGTTAATGGATTACTATGGTAACAATCGAGACACTAATAAGAAAATATCGAATGATGTCGGGAAAAAGAAAAAGGTCAATAATGCAACGAAAACGGCTAATGTAAGTAAGAAGTGTAATTCTTCCATCTCAAACGGTTGGGTCGAAGAAGAAAATGATGTCACCCTAGAATATGATGATTCGGATGGGTTTGTCGAATCTTCGGATGATGATGAAGAGTTGGAGAAAGAGGTGGTAGAAGGTGATAACTTTATCGAGGAAGACGAT ATATCGTTCGAAATGGACAACACGTCTGATGAGGATGACTATGAATGCTCTATCGACTCTTATACCGGAGAAAGCGATTCTGAACTCGACGAAGACGATTTCTATTCTTCTGCTATCGAGGAAAGCGATTCCGATTCCGAAGAAGAGGACGGTTTCTATTTTAACAATAGTTCGTACGATAGCGAAGATGATGAATCGTACGTTCCACCGGAAGATGACGATTTGTTCATAAGTCGCGGAACGGCTACGATATACGAAATCGATGACAATAATGTGTCATTCAACAGTGATATCGATACGGCACAGATTGTTGAATTACCCAGTGACAGCGATGGCAGGGTACTCTCTGCGACGACAAGTTTGACTGGAAGTCAAACGGAGGATGAAGACAAGAGTAGTTGTCCGGAATTGGTTCCTATTTATGATCCCGAAGGAAGACTCATCGATTGTCCAGAAATGCTGTCAAAGGCAAAGAGGAAAGAAGAG gAATCTCCAAAGACCTCATCTTTCAAACCACCAGCCTCGAAAATAGAGTCTCCAATCAAAGAAAATGTTCCGTCTCCCAACATTATGCCTTCCGAACCCTTGGAGGAGATTGAACTCGCCGAAACAGAAACCTTCGTTTCAGCTCGCAACCTCTGCGATCTATCACTCAGTCAGAATAACTTGAATCCAGTTGAGGCCACTTGCGATGCCGAAATAGAAGATGAAATAGAATACGCAGACACTGCAAAAAGTAGCGCCTACAAGTTCTACGATGCGATCGATAAGCGTATGTCGTTGCTGGTGCTCAAAGGTCCATTACATTTCAGTGGCCACCTTACGATTCAACCAATGATCGGTAGCGTTGAAGTTATGGGCTACCGGTTGAGACGAGGAGAATGCAAAAATGTATATGCTGTCCGTGGCTATCACTGTCTGAATTTGAATCCTCATCCTGAAGAGGAGACGTTCTCTAGTGACATTATGGAAGGTATTCTGACACGCTTAGAGAAgcattttcaaaacattgatTTGAAAGAGCTGGAAGATACGTTCGATCCGGCGAACTCGGTACTGATTCTGCTACAGGCAGGTTGTAACAACAATAGAATCTTCGTTGCGGAAAAATATCTGCCCCAGGAAACACTCTTCCCAAAGCTGGAGGATTTGAGAAGAAGTCCCGTCTTTCCCACGGAGTGCTTACTAAACGCCGAATTCTTTACGGAACATGTGGACAAACGCACCTCCCTTTATCAATGTGATCCCGCTTGGGATAATATTGAAGTAAAAAGAAACAGCAAAGTAGTGGTGATGGGTGGAAAAGGCGCCGGAAAATCGACGCTCTGCCAGTATCTTATCAACAAAAACGTCGGCAAATTTAAAAAGGTAGTTTTAATCGATCTCGATATTGGTCAACCGCTGCAGTACATTCCGGAAACAATCAGTGTTACAATTATCAATAAGCCATTGCTAGGAGTGGCCACATTTGAACCGACAGCGCCGATGAAGGCATGGCTGTTTGGAAGTCTCGATGTGGTTTCGTCGCCTATTTTCTACATACAAAACGTCCGGCAGCTGATTCTGTACTGCCAGCAGAACAAAAATGAATTGGCTAACATTCCCTGGATAGTGAACACAATGGGCTACGTGACAGGTTTCGGCGAAGAGATGATGTCCGCTGTCCTGCAGATGCTAAACCCCACAGATGTTGTCCAACTCGTGGCGACGAACAGGCAGTCCGCTATACCGAACTTCCAGAACGAACTAAGCTCGAGCTTTGTCAACCAGTATAATTTCAACATTCTCAGAAGCGAGGTACAAGAATTTTCTCAACGCAAAGTTAGCTTCCGACATCACCAGCTGAATGTGTGCTATCCCAGGAAAGGGTTCACGCTGGATGCTCCCAAACGTCGTAATTTGATGCTACTCGCACATCTAGCGAATATCCTGGACGACTGCTCCGCGGAATGGTTCAACGAAGTGAGACCGTTTTGTGCGCCGCTCAGCAAACTGCAGGTGCTCATCACCAGGGAGGATCAAAGCCTCAGCGAAGATCAGCTACCATCGGTGCTGAACGCTACGTTGGTTTACCTTTGTCGGAAGACGGATGGCACAATGTACGAGTGCTTGGGCATAG GAATCGTTCGAGGTGTGGataagaaaaataatgtttaccTGCTGCAGTCACTCCCTGGCGAAGTGCTAGCCGAAATGACGGTGCTGGCCATCTGTAGCAGCAGTTTACCGAATGCTGTATTCCTGCAGCAGAGTGCACGGATCCAGGGAAGTATTCCTTACGTGTATAATGTGGAGTAA